Proteins encoded within one genomic window of Halorussus salilacus:
- a CDS encoding sulfatase → MKRNVVYITVDSIRADHVGYVGYDEPTTPNIDELAAEGTTYSRTIANGIPTYYSFKSLLGGVHSLSHSRDIGLPQDATSIAEVFERAGYETAGFNAGNPWLTRNYGYHRGFDTFRDFMTDDVDEPGVSGETFEQLKQYCKKAVDGSDWLTDKLGFAGRLFCAINGHIPLETAETVTEHATDWLARDDIEQPFFLWIHYMDPHYPWVPPSEYLTPFGDDDISTYDIGRLWHLVAHLHENDPTDVSERNVEKIRTLYDAEIRRTDAAIGRVVDELKRQGVYDETVISVAGDHGTELYDHGKFSHGPRTLFDEIVNVPLVLKGPGIPSDEHERAQLVDVPPTLASKAGLSQGLIAEFEGDDLFDRRPDGVTTEVVYDYDPALGKNRDNDLLQARTCWPWKLVRNLETGETRLYHLESDPGEYEDVSEDHPETVQELGNELDEFRRRVVRRNETLAEKRWVRERLATLRDEGVV, encoded by the coding sequence ATGAAACGAAACGTCGTCTACATTACGGTTGATTCGATCCGGGCCGACCACGTCGGGTACGTGGGATACGACGAACCGACGACGCCGAACATCGACGAGTTGGCTGCAGAAGGAACGACGTACTCACGGACCATCGCCAACGGAATCCCAACATATTATTCGTTCAAATCGTTACTCGGTGGCGTCCACTCGTTGAGTCACAGTCGGGACATCGGACTGCCACAAGACGCGACCTCCATAGCGGAGGTGTTCGAACGAGCAGGATATGAGACCGCTGGGTTCAACGCTGGAAATCCGTGGTTGACGCGGAACTACGGATACCATCGGGGATTCGATACGTTTCGGGACTTCATGACCGATGACGTGGACGAACCCGGAGTGAGCGGAGAGACGTTCGAGCAGTTGAAACAGTATTGCAAAAAAGCGGTCGACGGGAGCGATTGGCTGACCGATAAGCTCGGGTTCGCAGGACGGCTCTTCTGTGCCATCAACGGCCACATCCCCCTCGAAACGGCCGAGACGGTTACGGAGCACGCGACAGACTGGCTTGCTCGGGACGACATCGAGCAACCATTTTTCCTCTGGATACACTACATGGACCCTCACTACCCGTGGGTACCGCCGTCCGAGTATCTGACACCATTCGGTGACGATGACATCTCCACCTACGATATCGGACGGCTTTGGCATCTCGTTGCACACCTCCACGAGAACGACCCGACGGATGTCTCTGAGCGGAATGTCGAGAAAATACGGACCCTATACGACGCGGAGATCCGTCGGACGGATGCGGCTATCGGCCGAGTCGTGGACGAACTGAAGCGACAGGGTGTGTACGACGAGACGGTCATTAGCGTCGCCGGGGACCACGGCACCGAGCTGTACGACCACGGCAAGTTCAGTCACGGTCCGCGAACGTTGTTCGACGAAATTGTCAACGTCCCGTTGGTTCTCAAGGGACCGGGGATTCCGTCGGACGAACACGAGAGGGCCCAACTCGTCGACGTACCGCCTACGCTTGCGAGCAAGGCTGGTCTGTCTCAGGGGCTCATTGCGGAGTTCGAGGGGGACGACCTCTTCGACCGACGCCCCGACGGCGTGACGACGGAGGTGGTGTACGATTACGACCCCGCCTTGGGAAAGAACCGAGACAACGACCTCCTGCAGGCCCGAACGTGTTGGCCCTGGAAACTCGTCAGAAACCTCGAAACAGGCGAAACTCGACTCTATCACCTCGAATCGGACCCCGGCGAGTACGAGGACGTGAGTGAAGACCACCCCGAAACGGTACAAGAACTGGGCAACGAACTCGACGAGTTCCGGCGTAGGGTGGTGCGGCGGAACGAAACGCTGGCCGAAAAGCGGTGGGTCAGAGAGCGACTCGCGACATTGCGGGACGAGGGCGTGGTGTGA